In one Sander lucioperca isolate FBNREF2018 chromosome 7, SLUC_FBN_1.2, whole genome shotgun sequence genomic region, the following are encoded:
- the LOC116045617 gene encoding nuclear factor of activated T-cells 5-like isoform X2, with product MTESVYDLLPKELQLQPSSTQTDPPTMSQKSGGEAGPPPSAALASDATSSTSSPSASSSLAMGVPSTGSTSSSEHLKIPQHLHSTGGDGAGASEIQGMEGAVSAPSRGNSGANTATGDIGSGVLSGLGVQQPQNTPSKRRPVLSISPPPEDLFDDSQMSCQEEPAISGPIGPDSEHSSSMWADDSVSNFSLISSISYNDNTEVPRKSRKRTPRQRPGPKPAPPEDSMDVFDADSAKGPHFVLSQLGTDKTSPIASSLESGTAVKGGSLSTQFPQRSDGKELKILVQPETQHRARYLTEGSRGSVKDRTQQGFPTVKLEGVSEPVVLQVFVANDAGRVKPHGFYQACRVTGRNTTACKEVDIEGTTVIEIPLEPSNDMTLAVDRVGILKLRNADVEARIGVAGSKKKSTRARLAFRVNIPQPDGSALTLQVASSPILCTQPAGVPEILKKSLHSCSVRGGEEVFIIGKNFLKGTKVIFQENIADDNSWHAEAKIDMDLFHQNHLIVTVPPFHNQSVTSPISVGIFVMTNAGRSHDAQPFTYTPDSADNSNVQTVKTEGPSLVKTCIFDGQIKSISPEQTDSSAPPSKRQEDTPMEVSSNPPSTDVFKPSPDPLVAVQQTLELRSSPHPGGDSFQSPMPLQPEDVELPPAPPVFPSLESLNTIQKQDIAPTTSFPVPGDITIPPVTPEVPQQFLRDPQDSIPPESSNNSGGVVVVAMSQIATPSQPQPQQSQVPLFPQEGVVQLERAVRELQAGGSTTLQQVLEAAVAQQQLNSVLYSPTPSADSLQQHVQENMNSLRLGTTDNSLSTQQQLQIQQQQQIQQQQHIQQQQHIQQQQQIQQQQQIQQQQQIQQQQQIQQHQQQIQQQQQIQQQFQQHQQLQQQQQILGTLQHQQQQQQQQQQHLQPQQQQVPGNMQIQQQLMLQPHDQQQLQQQQIMENIQQQQQLQQNQQQQVLNNIQLQDQQQQNQILTNLQQHQLQQQQQQQQQQQQQQQQQQQNQVLSNIQLQEQQVLENLQQCLQAELLQPQIHSSPQGQQPVSILQQAGELLTIQTSFPTQPPSHTSPPQQLFQSPRPLAETQGSQQQVQAALLQNTLTVLTSGSLNSEQQPTGSTLYLSPNPQPHQQQQQLAFISSMETSNSQPQSVAMFQNQPQAQLSQMQQQSTPMEQQQSPQQNQQQPTQLSMGQQGSLFQSIPNHSQPNSVPQNQLSQPQQTGLLLCTTDLNPQAIPPTILFSTQTQGPSPLGSISVGIPQPDTAEPMSFQDQSSSGSNSTSTENQQQSLYQEQQPMQVGLSSSSVPSSQPVELFLPQTSLSSLQSTIGSQDLNNQAPAPGTTIFVVQGGVSVVANPGQQPPEQLFQTSVGGNVAPQGQANLFVFGIQNDSPQLLNSSGPTLQAQGQPQNSSHMPLLDQPMGQASSTMHSSLQNTLQAQMQSSLENAMQSSLQNAMQTNTQTSLQSTLQTTIETSLSTPMQTNLQTQIQSSLQNQLQASMSASSNMDKIEDLLESLQKQ from the exons ATGACAGAGTCAGTATATGACCTCCTACCCAAAGAGCTCCAGCTCCAGCCGTCGTCCAcccagacagacccacccaccaTGAGCCAGAAGAGTGGGGGAGAGGCGGGCCCTCCCCCCTCTGCAGCCTTGGCCTCAG ATGCCACCTCTTCCACCTCCAGCCCCTCTGCCTCTTCCTCCCTGGCCATGGGAGTCCCATCCACTGGCTCTACCTCATCCTCAGAGCATCTCAAGATTCCCCAGCATCTCCACTCCACTGGAGGGGATGGAGCTGGAGCTTCAGAGATTCAAGGTATGGagggtgctgtgtctgccccCAGCAGAGGCAACAGTGGAGCAAACACTGCAACAGGAGACATAGGGTCAGGAGTGTTGTCAGGGCTAGGAGTCCAGCAGCCTCAAAACACCCCATCAAAACGGAGGCCTGTGTTGAGCATATCCCCGCCACCTGAGGATCTATTTGACGACAGCCAGATGTCTTGCCAAGAGGAGCCTGCCATATCTGGTCCAATAGGTCCAGATTCAGAGCATAGCAGCAGCATGTGGGCTGATGACTCCGTCTCCAACTTCAGCTTGATCAGCTCCATCTCCTACAATGACAACACAGAGGTGCCGCGCAAGTCGAGGAAACGCACCCCTCGCCAACGGCCTGGGCCCAAGCCTGCTCCTCCGGAGGACAGCATGGATGTGTTTGATGCTGACAGCGCCAAGGGCCCTCACTTTGTCCTATCCCAGCTGGGCACAGACAAGACCAGTCCCATAGCAAG CTCTCTCGAGTCAGGAACTGCAGTGAAGGGTGGGTCACTGTCTACTCAGTTCCCCCAGAGGAGTGATGGGAAAGAGCTAAAGATTTTGGTGCAGCCAGAGACCCAGCACAGAGCTCGCTATCTGACCGAGGGCAGCAGAGGTTCTGTAAAAGACCGCACACAGCAGGGATTCCCCACTGTCAAG TTGGAAGGAGTGAGTGAACCAGTTGTGCTGCAGGTGTTTGTTGCGAATGATGCAGGCAGAGTAAAGCCTCACGGTTTCTACCAGGCATGCAGAGTGACAGGGCGCAACACCACTGCTTGCAAGGAGGTGGACATAGAGGGCACCACTGTTATTGAAATCCCTCTGGAGCCGAGCAATGACATGACACTGGC GGTGGACCGTGTAGGAATTTTGAAGCTGCGTAATGCAGATGTGGAGGCCCGTATTGGTGTGGCAGGGTCCAAGAAGAAGAGCACACGTGCCAGGCTGGCCTTCAGAGTCAACATCCCCCAACCTGATGGATCAGCCCTTACTCTACAGGTCGCTTCATCACCCATCCTCTGCA CCCAGCCAGCAGGAGTGCCAGAGATCCTGAAGAAGAGTCTTCACAGCTGCTcagtgagaggaggagaggaagttTTTATCATCGGGAAGAACTTTCTCAAAGGAACCAAAGTTATTTTTCAGGAGAATATTGCAG atgataatTCCTGGCACGCTGAGGCAAAGATTGACATGGACCTTTTCCATCAG AAccatttgatagtgacagtcCCTCCGTTCCACAACCAGTCAGTCACTTCTCCCATTTCTGTGGGAATATTCGTGATGACCAATGCTGGTAGATCACATGATGCCCAGCCCTTCACCTACACTCCAGACTCAG CTGATAACTCAAATGTCCAGACAGTAAAAACAGAGGGACCCTCTCTGGTCAAGACGTGTATATTTGATGGCCAGATCAAATCTATATCTCCTGAGCAAACTGACAGCTCTGCTCCGCCTTCCAAACGGCAAGAGGACACACCAATGGAAGTGTCTAGCAATCCACCATCGACAGATGTCTTTAAA CCGTCCCCTGACCCTCTTGTTGCGGTGCAGCAGACGCTGGAGCTCCGCTCTAGTCCTCATCCAGGTGGAGATTCCTTTCAGAGCCCAATGCCTCTACAACCTGAAGATGTGGAGCTTCCCCCGGCGCCCCCTGTCTTCCCCAGCCTAGAGTCTCTCAACACCATACAAAAGCAAGACATTGCCCCCACAACCTCCTTCCCAGTGCCAGGCGATATTACAATCCCCCCTGTGACACCAGAGGTCCCTCAACAATTCCTCAGAGACCCTCAGGACAGCATACCTCCTGAGAGCTCCAATAATAGTGGAGGGGTCGTAGTTGTGGCCATGTCCCAGATAGCGACTCCCTCTCAGCCCCAGCCACAACAGTCACAGGTTCCCCTGTTCCCCCAGGAAGGGGTGGTCCAGCTGGAGAGGGCAGTAAGGGAGCTACAGGCTGGAGGTAGCACCACGCTTCAGCAAGTGTTGGAGGCAGCTGTAGCCCAGCAGCAGCTGAACTCAGTGCTGTACAGCCCCACCCCCTCTGCAGACTCCCTTCAGCAGCACGTCCAGGAGAACATGAATAGCCTTAGATTGGGAACCACAGATAATTCATTATCAACACAGCAACAGCTACAgatacaacagcaacaacagatacaacagcaacagcatatacaacagcaacagcatatacaacagcaacaacagatacaacagcaacaacagatacaacaacagcaacagatacaacagcaacagcagatacaacaacaccaacagcagatacaacaacaacaacaaatacagCAACAGTTTCAACAGCATCAACaactgcagcaacaacagcaaatcCTTGGTACCCTccagcatcaacaacaacaacaacaacaacaacagcaacacttACAGCCGCAACAGCAGCAAGTTCCTGGCAACATGCAGATCCAACAACAACTTATGTTACAGCCACATGACCAGCAGcaactgcagcagcagcaaatcATGGAGAATattcaacagcaacaacagttGCAACAAAATCAGCAACAGCAAGTGCTTAACAACATCCAACTTCAGGATCAGCAACAACAAAATCAAATACTAACCAATTTACAGCAACATCAGctacagcagcaacagcaacaacaacaacaacagcaacagcagcagcagcagcagcagcaaaatcaAGTGTTGAGCAACATACAACTGCAAGAGCAGCAGGTGTTGGAGAATTTACAGCAGTGCCTTCAGGCTGAGTTGCTTCAGCCCCAGATCCACTCCTCCCCCCAAGGACAGCAGCCAGTGTCCATCCTTCAACAGGCCGGAGAGCTGCTCACCATTCAGACCAGCTTCCCAACACAGCCCCCATCCCACACATCTCCCCCACAGCAGCTCTTTCAATCGCCCAGGCCCTTGGCTGAGACCCAGGGCTCTCAACAGCAGGTCCAGGCGGCCCTGCTCCAGAATACGCTGACTGTTCTGACAAGTGGCAGTCTCAACTCAGAGCAGCAGCCTACAGGGTCAACACTGTACCTGTCCCCAAACCCTCAGCCCCaccaacagcaacagcagctgGCATTCATCTCCTCCATGGAGACATCTAACAGCCAGCCCCAGTCTGTTGCTATGTTTCAGAACCAACCCCAAGCTCAGCTTTCCCAAATGCAGCAACAGAGCACCCCAATGGAGCAACAGCAGTCTCCACAGCAGAACCAACAACAGCCAACACAGCTTTCAATGGGCCAGCAGGGCTCCTTGTTCCAAAGTATCCCAAACCACTCACAGCCTAACTCTGTCCCCCAGAACCAGCTTTCCCAACCCCAGCAGACAGGTCTCCTCCTCTGCACCACAGATCTTAACCCCCAGGCTATTCCCCCAACTATCCTATTTAGCACCCAGACCCAAGGCCCTTCCCCTCTGGGGAGCATTAGCGTTGGAATCCCCCAGCCAGACACAGCAGAGCCCATGTCCTTCCAAGACCAGAGCTCCTCAGGCAGCAACTCTACATCCACTGAGAACCAACAGCAGAGCCTGTACCAGGAACAACAGCCAATGCAAGTGGGCCTGAGTTCCAGCAGCGTCCCGAGCAGTCAACCTGTGGAGCTGTTCTTGCCACAGACATCTCTGTCCAGCCTGCAGAGCACTATTGGCTCACAAGACCTGAACAACCAGGCTCCAGCCCCTGGCACAACCATCTTTGTGGTACAGGGAGGTGTGAGTGTGGTAGCCAACCCTGGCCAGCAGCCCCCGGAGCAGCTTTTCCAGACATCAGTCGGTGGGAATGTGGCTCCACAAGGACAGGCCAACCTGTTTGTGTTTGGCATCCAGAATG ACTCGCCCCAGCTCCTCAACTCCTCTGGACCCACGCTGCAAGCTCAGGGCCAGCCCCAGAACTCCAGTCACATGCCTCTGTTAGACCAGCCTATGGGCCAAGCCTCCTCCACCATGCACAGCAGCTTACAGAACACCCTTCAGGCACAAATGCAGTCCAGCTTAGAGAACGCCATGCAGAGCAGTCTACAGAATGCAATGCAGACAAACACGCAAACATCTCTGCAGTCCACTTTACAGACAACCATAGAAACAAGCCTGTCAACTCCAATGCAGACCAATCtacaaacacagatacagagcaGCTTACAGAATCAGTTGCAGGCATCAATGTCTGCATCGTCCAACATGGATAAAATTGAGGACCTATTGGAAAGCCTACAGAAGCAGTGA
- the LOC116045617 gene encoding nuclear factor of activated T-cells 5-like isoform X1, producing the protein MPSDFISLLSSDLDLNSPKSLYSKESVYDLLPKELQLQPSSTQTDPPTMSQKSGGEAGPPPSAALASDATSSTSSPSASSSLAMGVPSTGSTSSSEHLKIPQHLHSTGGDGAGASEIQGMEGAVSAPSRGNSGANTATGDIGSGVLSGLGVQQPQNTPSKRRPVLSISPPPEDLFDDSQMSCQEEPAISGPIGPDSEHSSSMWADDSVSNFSLISSISYNDNTEVPRKSRKRTPRQRPGPKPAPPEDSMDVFDADSAKGPHFVLSQLGTDKTSPIASSLESGTAVKGGSLSTQFPQRSDGKELKILVQPETQHRARYLTEGSRGSVKDRTQQGFPTVKLEGVSEPVVLQVFVANDAGRVKPHGFYQACRVTGRNTTACKEVDIEGTTVIEIPLEPSNDMTLAVDRVGILKLRNADVEARIGVAGSKKKSTRARLAFRVNIPQPDGSALTLQVASSPILCTQPAGVPEILKKSLHSCSVRGGEEVFIIGKNFLKGTKVIFQENIADDNSWHAEAKIDMDLFHQNHLIVTVPPFHNQSVTSPISVGIFVMTNAGRSHDAQPFTYTPDSADNSNVQTVKTEGPSLVKTCIFDGQIKSISPEQTDSSAPPSKRQEDTPMEVSSNPPSTDVFKPSPDPLVAVQQTLELRSSPHPGGDSFQSPMPLQPEDVELPPAPPVFPSLESLNTIQKQDIAPTTSFPVPGDITIPPVTPEVPQQFLRDPQDSIPPESSNNSGGVVVVAMSQIATPSQPQPQQSQVPLFPQEGVVQLERAVRELQAGGSTTLQQVLEAAVAQQQLNSVLYSPTPSADSLQQHVQENMNSLRLGTTDNSLSTQQQLQIQQQQQIQQQQHIQQQQHIQQQQQIQQQQQIQQQQQIQQQQQIQQHQQQIQQQQQIQQQFQQHQQLQQQQQILGTLQHQQQQQQQQQQHLQPQQQQVPGNMQIQQQLMLQPHDQQQLQQQQIMENIQQQQQLQQNQQQQVLNNIQLQDQQQQNQILTNLQQHQLQQQQQQQQQQQQQQQQQQQNQVLSNIQLQEQQVLENLQQCLQAELLQPQIHSSPQGQQPVSILQQAGELLTIQTSFPTQPPSHTSPPQQLFQSPRPLAETQGSQQQVQAALLQNTLTVLTSGSLNSEQQPTGSTLYLSPNPQPHQQQQQLAFISSMETSNSQPQSVAMFQNQPQAQLSQMQQQSTPMEQQQSPQQNQQQPTQLSMGQQGSLFQSIPNHSQPNSVPQNQLSQPQQTGLLLCTTDLNPQAIPPTILFSTQTQGPSPLGSISVGIPQPDTAEPMSFQDQSSSGSNSTSTENQQQSLYQEQQPMQVGLSSSSVPSSQPVELFLPQTSLSSLQSTIGSQDLNNQAPAPGTTIFVVQGGVSVVANPGQQPPEQLFQTSVGGNVAPQGQANLFVFGIQNDSPQLLNSSGPTLQAQGQPQNSSHMPLLDQPMGQASSTMHSSLQNTLQAQMQSSLENAMQSSLQNAMQTNTQTSLQSTLQTTIETSLSTPMQTNLQTQIQSSLQNQLQASMSASSNMDKIEDLLESLQKQ; encoded by the exons AGTCAGTATATGACCTCCTACCCAAAGAGCTCCAGCTCCAGCCGTCGTCCAcccagacagacccacccaccaTGAGCCAGAAGAGTGGGGGAGAGGCGGGCCCTCCCCCCTCTGCAGCCTTGGCCTCAG ATGCCACCTCTTCCACCTCCAGCCCCTCTGCCTCTTCCTCCCTGGCCATGGGAGTCCCATCCACTGGCTCTACCTCATCCTCAGAGCATCTCAAGATTCCCCAGCATCTCCACTCCACTGGAGGGGATGGAGCTGGAGCTTCAGAGATTCAAGGTATGGagggtgctgtgtctgccccCAGCAGAGGCAACAGTGGAGCAAACACTGCAACAGGAGACATAGGGTCAGGAGTGTTGTCAGGGCTAGGAGTCCAGCAGCCTCAAAACACCCCATCAAAACGGAGGCCTGTGTTGAGCATATCCCCGCCACCTGAGGATCTATTTGACGACAGCCAGATGTCTTGCCAAGAGGAGCCTGCCATATCTGGTCCAATAGGTCCAGATTCAGAGCATAGCAGCAGCATGTGGGCTGATGACTCCGTCTCCAACTTCAGCTTGATCAGCTCCATCTCCTACAATGACAACACAGAGGTGCCGCGCAAGTCGAGGAAACGCACCCCTCGCCAACGGCCTGGGCCCAAGCCTGCTCCTCCGGAGGACAGCATGGATGTGTTTGATGCTGACAGCGCCAAGGGCCCTCACTTTGTCCTATCCCAGCTGGGCACAGACAAGACCAGTCCCATAGCAAG CTCTCTCGAGTCAGGAACTGCAGTGAAGGGTGGGTCACTGTCTACTCAGTTCCCCCAGAGGAGTGATGGGAAAGAGCTAAAGATTTTGGTGCAGCCAGAGACCCAGCACAGAGCTCGCTATCTGACCGAGGGCAGCAGAGGTTCTGTAAAAGACCGCACACAGCAGGGATTCCCCACTGTCAAG TTGGAAGGAGTGAGTGAACCAGTTGTGCTGCAGGTGTTTGTTGCGAATGATGCAGGCAGAGTAAAGCCTCACGGTTTCTACCAGGCATGCAGAGTGACAGGGCGCAACACCACTGCTTGCAAGGAGGTGGACATAGAGGGCACCACTGTTATTGAAATCCCTCTGGAGCCGAGCAATGACATGACACTGGC GGTGGACCGTGTAGGAATTTTGAAGCTGCGTAATGCAGATGTGGAGGCCCGTATTGGTGTGGCAGGGTCCAAGAAGAAGAGCACACGTGCCAGGCTGGCCTTCAGAGTCAACATCCCCCAACCTGATGGATCAGCCCTTACTCTACAGGTCGCTTCATCACCCATCCTCTGCA CCCAGCCAGCAGGAGTGCCAGAGATCCTGAAGAAGAGTCTTCACAGCTGCTcagtgagaggaggagaggaagttTTTATCATCGGGAAGAACTTTCTCAAAGGAACCAAAGTTATTTTTCAGGAGAATATTGCAG atgataatTCCTGGCACGCTGAGGCAAAGATTGACATGGACCTTTTCCATCAG AAccatttgatagtgacagtcCCTCCGTTCCACAACCAGTCAGTCACTTCTCCCATTTCTGTGGGAATATTCGTGATGACCAATGCTGGTAGATCACATGATGCCCAGCCCTTCACCTACACTCCAGACTCAG CTGATAACTCAAATGTCCAGACAGTAAAAACAGAGGGACCCTCTCTGGTCAAGACGTGTATATTTGATGGCCAGATCAAATCTATATCTCCTGAGCAAACTGACAGCTCTGCTCCGCCTTCCAAACGGCAAGAGGACACACCAATGGAAGTGTCTAGCAATCCACCATCGACAGATGTCTTTAAA CCGTCCCCTGACCCTCTTGTTGCGGTGCAGCAGACGCTGGAGCTCCGCTCTAGTCCTCATCCAGGTGGAGATTCCTTTCAGAGCCCAATGCCTCTACAACCTGAAGATGTGGAGCTTCCCCCGGCGCCCCCTGTCTTCCCCAGCCTAGAGTCTCTCAACACCATACAAAAGCAAGACATTGCCCCCACAACCTCCTTCCCAGTGCCAGGCGATATTACAATCCCCCCTGTGACACCAGAGGTCCCTCAACAATTCCTCAGAGACCCTCAGGACAGCATACCTCCTGAGAGCTCCAATAATAGTGGAGGGGTCGTAGTTGTGGCCATGTCCCAGATAGCGACTCCCTCTCAGCCCCAGCCACAACAGTCACAGGTTCCCCTGTTCCCCCAGGAAGGGGTGGTCCAGCTGGAGAGGGCAGTAAGGGAGCTACAGGCTGGAGGTAGCACCACGCTTCAGCAAGTGTTGGAGGCAGCTGTAGCCCAGCAGCAGCTGAACTCAGTGCTGTACAGCCCCACCCCCTCTGCAGACTCCCTTCAGCAGCACGTCCAGGAGAACATGAATAGCCTTAGATTGGGAACCACAGATAATTCATTATCAACACAGCAACAGCTACAgatacaacagcaacaacagatacaacagcaacagcatatacaacagcaacagcatatacaacagcaacaacagatacaacagcaacaacagatacaacaacagcaacagatacaacagcaacagcagatacaacaacaccaacagcagatacaacaacaacaacaaatacagCAACAGTTTCAACAGCATCAACaactgcagcaacaacagcaaatcCTTGGTACCCTccagcatcaacaacaacaacaacaacaacaacagcaacacttACAGCCGCAACAGCAGCAAGTTCCTGGCAACATGCAGATCCAACAACAACTTATGTTACAGCCACATGACCAGCAGcaactgcagcagcagcaaatcATGGAGAATattcaacagcaacaacagttGCAACAAAATCAGCAACAGCAAGTGCTTAACAACATCCAACTTCAGGATCAGCAACAACAAAATCAAATACTAACCAATTTACAGCAACATCAGctacagcagcaacagcaacaacaacaacaacagcaacagcagcagcagcagcagcagcaaaatcaAGTGTTGAGCAACATACAACTGCAAGAGCAGCAGGTGTTGGAGAATTTACAGCAGTGCCTTCAGGCTGAGTTGCTTCAGCCCCAGATCCACTCCTCCCCCCAAGGACAGCAGCCAGTGTCCATCCTTCAACAGGCCGGAGAGCTGCTCACCATTCAGACCAGCTTCCCAACACAGCCCCCATCCCACACATCTCCCCCACAGCAGCTCTTTCAATCGCCCAGGCCCTTGGCTGAGACCCAGGGCTCTCAACAGCAGGTCCAGGCGGCCCTGCTCCAGAATACGCTGACTGTTCTGACAAGTGGCAGTCTCAACTCAGAGCAGCAGCCTACAGGGTCAACACTGTACCTGTCCCCAAACCCTCAGCCCCaccaacagcaacagcagctgGCATTCATCTCCTCCATGGAGACATCTAACAGCCAGCCCCAGTCTGTTGCTATGTTTCAGAACCAACCCCAAGCTCAGCTTTCCCAAATGCAGCAACAGAGCACCCCAATGGAGCAACAGCAGTCTCCACAGCAGAACCAACAACAGCCAACACAGCTTTCAATGGGCCAGCAGGGCTCCTTGTTCCAAAGTATCCCAAACCACTCACAGCCTAACTCTGTCCCCCAGAACCAGCTTTCCCAACCCCAGCAGACAGGTCTCCTCCTCTGCACCACAGATCTTAACCCCCAGGCTATTCCCCCAACTATCCTATTTAGCACCCAGACCCAAGGCCCTTCCCCTCTGGGGAGCATTAGCGTTGGAATCCCCCAGCCAGACACAGCAGAGCCCATGTCCTTCCAAGACCAGAGCTCCTCAGGCAGCAACTCTACATCCACTGAGAACCAACAGCAGAGCCTGTACCAGGAACAACAGCCAATGCAAGTGGGCCTGAGTTCCAGCAGCGTCCCGAGCAGTCAACCTGTGGAGCTGTTCTTGCCACAGACATCTCTGTCCAGCCTGCAGAGCACTATTGGCTCACAAGACCTGAACAACCAGGCTCCAGCCCCTGGCACAACCATCTTTGTGGTACAGGGAGGTGTGAGTGTGGTAGCCAACCCTGGCCAGCAGCCCCCGGAGCAGCTTTTCCAGACATCAGTCGGTGGGAATGTGGCTCCACAAGGACAGGCCAACCTGTTTGTGTTTGGCATCCAGAATG ACTCGCCCCAGCTCCTCAACTCCTCTGGACCCACGCTGCAAGCTCAGGGCCAGCCCCAGAACTCCAGTCACATGCCTCTGTTAGACCAGCCTATGGGCCAAGCCTCCTCCACCATGCACAGCAGCTTACAGAACACCCTTCAGGCACAAATGCAGTCCAGCTTAGAGAACGCCATGCAGAGCAGTCTACAGAATGCAATGCAGACAAACACGCAAACATCTCTGCAGTCCACTTTACAGACAACCATAGAAACAAGCCTGTCAACTCCAATGCAGACCAATCtacaaacacagatacagagcaGCTTACAGAATCAGTTGCAGGCATCAATGTCTGCATCGTCCAACATGGATAAAATTGAGGACCTATTGGAAAGCCTACAGAAGCAGTGA